A region from the Triticum aestivum cultivar Chinese Spring chromosome 3D, IWGSC CS RefSeq v2.1, whole genome shotgun sequence genome encodes:
- the LOC123076755 gene encoding UDP-glycosyltransferase 72B3 yields the protein MDEANGGVLCRGGGTAEAEAEPGRPPHVAMLVTPGMGHLIPLAELAKRLAARHGATATLITFASTASATQRAFLASLPPAITSLSLPPVDLSDLPPSAAIETLMSEECARAVPALTAILSGLKNTTRLVAFVADLFGADSFDAAAAAGVARRCLFFPTNLHVLTLILHLPELDASVPGEFRDLAEPVRLPGCVPIPGPDILSPLQDKSDPCYRWMVHHGRRYRDAEAILVNSFDAVEPDVARALRAPEPGRPPVYAIGPLIKTDAADVDTDAPREACLEWLDRQPPRSVIFVSFGSGGSLPAEQMRELALGLELSGQRFLWVVRSPSDEGAVNANYYDAESKRDPLPYLPQGFVERTKEVGLLVPSWAPQIKVLAHEATGGFLVHCGWNSVLESLAHGVPMVAWPLFAEQRQNAVVLSEGVGAAIRVPDTKRREEIAAAVREVMAGEGKGAEVRAKVAELQKAAAEGLREGGAATTALDEVVRKWTGGGDD from the coding sequence ATGGATGAGGCGAACGGCGGCGTGCTCTGCCGCGGCGGCGGCacggccgaggcggaggcggagccTGGCCGCCCCCCGCACGTCGCGATGCTGGTGACGCCCGGGATGGGCCACCTGATCCCGCTGGCGGAGCTGGCCAAGCGCCTCGCCGCGCGGCACGGCGCCACGGCCACGCTCATCACCTTcgcctccaccgcctccgccaCGCAGCGGGCTTTCCTCGCCTCCCTCCCGCCGGCCATCACCTCCCTGTCTCTCCCTCCCGTCGACCTCTCCGACCTGCCTCCCTCCGCCGCCATCGAGACGCTCATGTCCGAGGAGTGCGCCCGCGCAGTCCCCGCGCTCACGGCCATCCTCTCAGGACTGAAGAACACGACGCGGCTCGTGGCGTTCGTCGCCGACCTCTTCGGGGCCGACTCCTTCGACGCCGCGGCGGCCGCCGGCGTGGCGAGGCGGTGCCTGTTTTTTCCCACGAATCTCCACGTGCTCACGCTCATCCTCCACCTCCCGGAGCTGGACGCCTCCGTGCCCGGCGAGTTCCGGGACCTCGCCGAGCCCGTCAGGCTGCCCGGCTGCGTGCCCATACCGGGGCCCGACATCCTCTCGCCGCTCCAGGACAAGTCCGACCCCTGCTACCGCTGGATGGTGCACCACGGCCGGCGCTACCGCGACGCCGAGGCCATCCTCGTCAACTCCTTCGACGCCGTCGAGCCGGACGTCGCGCGGGCCCTCCGCGCCCCGGAGCCCGGCCGCCCGCCGGTGTACGCCATCGGCCCGCTCATAAAGACCGACGCCGCCGACGTCGACACTGACGCGCCGCGTGAGGCGTGCCTTGAGTGGCTGGACCGGCAGCCGCCCAGGTCGGTCATCTTCGTCTCTTTCGGCTCCGGCGGCTCGCTTCCGGCGGAGCAGATGCGGGAGCTGGCGCTGGGGCTGGAGCTGAGCGGGCAGCGGTTCCTGTGGGTGGTGCGGAGCCCGAGCGACGAGGGCGCGGTGAACGCTAACTACTACGACGCGGAGAGCAAGAGGGACCCCCTGCCCTACCTCCCACAGGGGTTCGTGGAGAGGACCAAGGAGGTGGGCCTCCTCGTTCCCTCGTGGGCCCCGCAGATAAAGGTGCTGGCCCACGAGGCCACGGGGGGCTTCCTGGTGCACTGCGGGTGGAACTCGGTGCTGGAGAGCCTGGCGCACGGTGTGCCGATGGTCGCCTGGCCCCTCTTCGCCGAGCAGCGGCAGAACGCCGTGGTGCTGAGCGAGGGGGTCGGCGCCGCGATACGGGTGCCGGAcacgaagaggagggaggagatcGCCGCGGCGGTGAGGGAGGTGATGGCGGGTGAGGGCAAGGGCGCCGAGGTGCGGGCCAAGGTGGCGGAGCTGCagaaggcggcggcggagggcctCCGCGAGGGCGGCGCCGCCACGACGGCGCTGGATGAGGTGGTGCGTAAATGGACAGGTGGTGGGGACGACTAG